The Methylomonas rhizoryzae genome includes the window GCGACTTGCAAAAGGAAATAACCGGCAGCATGTCGCCTATGCTGGACCGGATTTTTAAACAAAAAGTCCGTAAAGATGAGGGGCGGTTTGACGAAATCGCAGATGAAGAGTGGGAGGAATAAGCGCGCCTTCCACCCATCATTAAAATGGCTCGCTCCCCGGACATTGATCGTGGGAGCGATGCTCTCGCCATGACGTTAGGCGCAAACAACTTGTGCCAGGCGTTTGAACGGCTTAAATCTAGCGCTTTATTCGATATCGCCCGCTAAAGCGGTGTCCACCGCCCGCAAAATGTAATCGTTGCCGCGAATGTTGCGCGCAAGATCGACGATTTCTTCATAAGCATAATTGTGCAGATTGAAGCTCATTTGGTCGATTTGTTTGTCGTCTATAAAAATATCGAGTAGCAATAGCACAAGGTTGTCGTGCTGATGTGCGTTATCCAACACCTTTACGCTGGATACGATGCGCATATGCTCGTCGATGTTGTTGATGTATCGTAACGACGATAAATGCTCGATTTGTGAGGGGCTTAGAACGTTGTTATTAGTCATCATGAAGCTCGAATTAAGGCCAAGACGGTTTATCCGGAGTCATTGGGCAACAAAATTTATGCCAAATTTTCCGGGATCGAATCCTGATTCGATCCCAAGTCGCCAAATACTAACGCGTGCTCCAGCCGGCATTTTTATTCGGAGCGATTTGCCTTGGCGGCATCCGCCTCAATAAGGATTTACCGGGGACAGTTTGTCATCCAGTTCCTCGATGTCCAGCAAGTCTTGCGGCGGTACGTTGCCGTCATGAACCAAATAATTTCTTTGCGACAGGTAGGCACCGCGGAAAAAAGCGTAGCGATCTAAAGCGGCTTCAGTGGCGATTTTTTCGTTTTCCAAATTATCCGCCCGTAAATCGGTCGTATTTAGCGCGCCTAGGCCGATGGATACGGCCCGGGAGACCGTGGCCGAGGAAAAATATAAGCCCGTATAGCTAATCGGATTGGTGGCTGTGTCGCCCAGCAAACCGAATATTCCACGCGGCGAACTCGGTCCTAATAACGGCAAGACTAAATACGGGCCGGCGGGGACTCCCCAGACGCCCAAGGTTTGATCGAAATCTTCCTTATGCTTGGGGAAGTCCAAGCCGCTGGCAACGTCGATTAATCCGCCTATACCCGCCGTGGTATTGAGCAGCAAGCGCGCGGTATCCTGGCCGGCTTCGTCCAGCTTACCTTGCAGGGTGTTATTGATGACGACACGGATGTCGTCCAAGTTGCTGAAGAAATTGGTCACGCCGCTGTCTACGATGTCGGGCGTTATCCAGCGGTAACCTCTGGCGACCGGTTTCATCACGTAATCGTCCAGGCTATCGTTGAATCCCTGCATGCTGCGGTTCCACCCCTCGAACGGGTCGTCCGGGTTTTTCGCAGCGCTTGAGGCGCATCCGGTCGCTAATATGATGATGGCCATTGCGGGCGCTAATAAACGGGATGGTCCCAAACGCATGCTTTTATACCTCGTTAGTTGTAGGCCGGCACAAGGGGTGGCGCAACATAGCACACAATGCCGGCTAGTCGGCAAGGAATTATAGGCGGTGGCGGAACAAATAGGACCTGCCGGCTTAGCTACCGATTAAAGTTAAATTTCGCTATCGCAACAGGGCTCGTTTGCCAGTTCTTCGCAAGCAGCATACGTAAAATCGGCTCATAAAGCGTTAGCCCGTGTAAGTCGTATTTGGAGAAACCGGCCGGCAGGGCGGTTGACAAGGTTTCGGCTTGCTGTTAGCTTTCCTGGCACTCTTGGGCTTAGAGTGCTAATAGTGGTTTTTCGGGTGGAGTGGTTGTGGCCAGTAATCCAGATTTAAACGACAGGTCTTTGTACCTATTAAAAACCTTGGTTGAGCGTTATATCCAAGACGGACAGCCCGTTGGATCGCGCGTGTTATCCAAGGATGCGAATCTCAAACTGAGTCCGGCAACCATTCGCAACGTGATGGCCGATTTGGAAGATCTGGGATTGATTCATTCGCCGCACACCTCCGCCGGCAGAGTACCCACCGTCAGCGGCTACCGTTTGTTCGTCAACAGTTTGCTGACGGTTAAGCCTTTGCAATTGCAGGAATTGGATCAGTTGCATAGCCACATGTTGTCGGAAGCCGACGCGCCGGCCGAGTTATTGTCCAAGGCTTCCAAGTTGTTGTCTGAAGTCAGCAAAATGGCAGGTGTGGTGACTTTGCCGCGCCGGGAGTCGGTCACGCTGCGGCACATCGAATTCCTGCCGATGTCGAGTGGCCGGGTTCTGGTGATATTCGTGACCGACGGCGACGAAGTGCATAACAAGATTATCCATACCGAGCGGGTTTTCGCCGCATCGGAATTGCAGCAGGCCGCCAATTACCTGAATTCGGTCTATAGCGGTCAAAGTCTGGCTCGCATCCGGGAACTGATTTTATCCGACATGGAACAGGATAAGAACCAGGTCAATCAGGGCATGATAGATGCGGTGAATATGGCTAAATTGGCGTTCGAGCAGCAGCCGAAGGAAGATTATGTGCTAAGCGGCGAGACCAATCTGATGGGGTTTTCGGAATTGTCGCATATGGATAGATTGAAACAGTTGTTCGAGGCATTCAGTCAGAAGCAAGGAGTGATTCACCTGTTGGATCAATGTCTTAACTCGGAAGGCGTGCAGATTTTCATCGGCGAGGAGTCCGGGTACCGGGCCTTCGATCATTGCAGTTTGGTGACTTCGTCCTATTCGGTCAACGATGAAGTGGTCGGGGTACTCGGAGTGATCGGCCCTACCCGGATGGCTTACGAGAAAATCATTCCCTACGTCGACGTTACCGCAAAATTATTGGGAGCGGCCTTGAATAGTAAATAATCGTCCCTATCGTTTACGGACTGAAAAAATTAATACTGTGGAGTAGAACATGAGTCATCAGCAATCAAGCCACGAGCAGCAGACAGACAGTGAATTAATTGCCGAAGTGCTTGAGCAAACCAAACACGCGTTTAACGAGCCGGTTGGAGAAGAGGCGCCGCAGTCTGCCGAGCAAAGCGCGGAACTGGATGCTTTACGTGCCCAGTTGGAAGAAGCGCAGCAACAGGCGGCGGCCAATTTGGATAAAGCCATGCGTGCTGCGGCGGAGATGGACAATCTGAAAAAGCGCATACAAAAAGAATTGGACGACGAGCGCAAATACGGATTGGCCAAGTTCGCAAAAGAATTGCTTTCGGTCCTGGATAGCCTGGAATTAGGTATACAAGCCGCTACCGGCGACAGCCCGGAGATGGCTAAATTACGCGAGGGCAGCGAGCTGACGATTAAGCAGTTCGAATCCGTATTTGCAAAATTCAACATCGAAGCAATCGATCCCACCGGTCAACCGTTTAATCCGGAGTTGCATCAGGCGATGGTCATGCAGCCGAGTACCAGCGTTGAGCCGGGTCACGTTATTACCGTATTCCAAAAAGGTTATGTGCTGAACGGCCGCTTGTTGCGCCCGGCTATGGTGGTCGTGGCAAAAGCGGAAGACAAACCCGCCGATAGTGCAAAAATCGATGAGCAGGCTTGAAATTTAAATCATCAACCGCATATCGCTAACAACTTATTTACAACTAAATTCAAGTCCGGAGAACATCAATGGGTAAAATGATCGGTATCGATTTGGGAACCACCAATTCTTGCGTGGCGGTGCTGGACAACGGCACCGCGCGCGTCATCGAAAACAGCGAAGGCGCGCGTACCACGCCTTCCATCATCGCCTTTACCGGCGACAACGAGGTGTTGGTCGGTCAGTCCGCCAAACGTCAGGCGGTCACTAATCCGGAAAACACCTTGTTTGCGATCAAGCGTTTGATCGGCCGCCGCTTTAAAGAAGACGCGGTGCAAAAAGACATCAAAATGGTGCCTTACAAAATCATCGAAGCCAACAACGGCGACGCTTGGGTGGAGTGTCACGGTAAGAAAATGGCGCCGCCGGAAGTGTCTTCCCGTGTATTGATGAAACTGAAAAAAGACGCCGAAGCCTTTTTGGGCGAAGAGGTTACCGAAGCGGTCATCACCGTGCCGGCCTATTTCAACGATTCGCAACGTCAAGCCACCAAAGATGCCGGTCGTATCGCCGGCCTGGATGTGAAACGTATCATCAACGAGCCGACTGCGGCGGCGTTGGCCTTCGGCATGGACAAGCCGAAAGGCGACACCACGATTGCCGTGTACGATCTGGGCGGCGGTACTTTCGATATTTCCATCATCGAAATCGCCGAAATCGAAGGCGAACACCAGTTCGAAGTATTGGCCACCAACGGCGACACCTTCCTGGGCGGTGAAGATTTCGACTTGCGCATCATCGATTTTTTGGCGAACGAATTCAAAAAAGACAACGGTATCGATTTACACAACGACCCTCTGGCTTTGCAACGGCTGAAAGAAGCGGCGGAAAAAGCCAAAATCGAACTGTCGTCGTCCGAACAAACCGACATCAATCTGCCTTACATTACGGCGGATGCGTCGGGCCCGAAACACTTGAACATCAAGCTGACCCGCGCCAAATTGGAGTCATTGGTCGAAGATTTGATCGAAAAAACCAAGGGTCCGTGCTTGCAGGCGATCAAAGATGCCGGCATATCCAATGCCAAAATCAACGACGTGATTCTGGTCGGCGGTCAAACCCGGATGCCTAAGGTCCAAGCATTCGTCAAAGAATTGTTCGGCAAAGAGCCGCGTAAAGACGTTAATCCGGACGAAGCGGTGGCGTTGGGTGCTGCGATCCAGGCCGGCGTATTGGGCGGCGACGTCAGAGACGTCTTGTTGCTGGACGTGACCCCGCTGTCGCTAGGTATCGAAACTTTGGGCGGCGTGATGACCAAATTGATCGAAAAAAACACCACGATTCCGACCAACGCCTCGCAAGTGTTCTCGACCGCCGAAGATAATCAAACCGCCGTGACCGTGCACGTGCTGCAAGGCGAACGGGAAATGGCGTCGGCCAACAAGTCGCTGGGCCGTTTCGACTTGCAGGACATTCCGCCGGCACCGCGCGGCATTCCGCAGATTGAAGTATCCTTCGACATCGACGCCAACGGTATTTTGAACGTGTCGGCTAAGGACAAAGCCACCGGCAAGAAACAATCGATCATCATTAAAGCGTCCAGCGGTTTGTCGGAAGACGAAGTGCAGCGCATGATTAAAGACGCCGAAGCCCACGCCGACGAAGACCGCAAACTGAAGGAATTGGTTTCGGCCCGCAACAGCGCGGAAGGCATGATCCACGCCACCGAGAAATCGCTGAAAGAACTGGGCGATCAAGTCAGCAGCGACGAAAAATCGGCTATCGAGTCGGCTATCAAAGATCTGCATGCCGTGTTGAAAGGCGACGACAAAGACGCCATCGAAGCCAAAACCAATGCCTTGACCGAGTTGTCTGGCAAGCTGGCCGAGCGGGTTTATGCGCAAAAAGGCGGCGCGGAAGCGCAGTCCGGTGAACATACCGCCGGAGGCGCGCATCAGCAAGCGGCGCCGGACAACGATGTGGTCGACGCCGAGTTCGAGGAAGTTAAAGACGACCACAAATAAATCGTCACCGGCGGTTTAATCGAAGTAGGGTAAGAAGCGGGGGGTTGGATAACCCCGGCTTCTTAGTGCTGAATCACTCTATATAACCGCCAATTTACGTTGGCGGTTTTCCACGTCATGGCAAAAGAAGATTTTTACAAACTGCTGGAAGTCGATCGCAACGCCAGCGAGGCGGAGATCAAGAAAAGCTATCGCAAGATGGCGATGAAGTTTCATCCGGATCGAAACAAAGACAATCCTGAAGAGGCCGAGCAAAAATTCAAGGTGATCAAGGAAGCTTACGAAGTGTTGTCCGATCCGAAGAAGCGTTCGGCATACGATCAATTTGGCCACGCCGGCGTGGATCCGTCCATGGGCGGACGCGGCGGTTTCAGCGGCGCGGAAAGCTTTAGCGACATCTTCGGCGACGTATTCGGCGATATTTTCGGCGGTGGCCGCCAGCAACGCAGCAGCGTACAACGCGGTGCGGATTTGCGTTACAACCTGGAATTGACCTTGGAGGAAGCGGTAGGCGGTACCGAAGCGGTCGTCAAGGTGCCTGTGTTGGTTGCCTGTGGCGAATGTAACGGTTCCGGCGCCAAGAAGGGCAGCAGTCCCGTTACCTGTACGACTTGTCACGGCCACGGTCAAGTCAGAATGCAGCAAGGCTTTTTTTCGGTTCAGCAAACTTGTCCGAATTGCCGCGGTACCGGCAAGCAGATCAAAGATCCGTGTCCCAAGTGTTACGGTCAAGGGCGGGTGCAAGAGACTAAAACCCTCAACGTCAAAGTGCCGGCCGGGGTGGATACCGGCGACCGGATTCGTTTGGCCGGCGAAGGCGAAGCCGGGATGAACGGCGGTCCGGCGGGCGATTTGTACGTGCAAGTGCAAGTTAAAGAACATCCCATCTTTACCCGCGATGGAGCGAATCTATATTGCGAGGTGCCGATCAGCTTTCCGACCGCTTGTCTGGGCGGTGAAATGGAGGTGCCGACTTTGGATGGTAAAGTCAAACTGAAAATTCCTGCGGAAACGCAAACCGGCAAATTGTTTCGCTTGCGCGGCAAAGGCGTTAAACCGGTACGCGGCGGCTCGATCGGGGATTTATTGTGCCGGGTGCAAATCGAAACGCCGGTACGTTTGACCAAAGAGCAACAAGTCTTGCTGGAAAAGCTGCAAGAATCGCTAACCGGCGGCGGTAAGCAGCACAGTCCGCAAGAGCATAGCTGGATGGATGGCGTGAAAAGCTTTTTCGATAAATTGACAGGATAGTTTCATGGTGCGTATTGGATTGGTCGGAGTTTCCGGTCGTATGGGCTTGTGCTTGATCAAGGCGGCAGCCTTGACGGAGCATGCCGAATTTACCGTCGCGGTATCGCGTCCGGAAAGTCTGGCCATAGGCAAAGATGCCGGCGAGCTGGCAGGGATCTCCACCCTCGGGATAACCGTGAGCGATGATTTGCCCGCTGTCTTGGACTATTTCGATGTGTTGATCGATTTTACCCGGCCGGACAGCTCGATGGACTATCTCGACATTTGCCGGCTTGCCGGCAAGAGGGTAGTCATCGGCACTACCGGTTATTCCGATGCGCAAAAACAAGCGATAGCCGTTGCAGCGCAACAAATACCTATCGTGCTGGCGCCGAATTTCAGCGTAGGCGTTAATTTGTCGTTGAAGTTGCTGGAAACCGCTGCCAAAGTGATGGGGGAATACACAGACATTGAAGTTATAGAAGCCCATCACAGACATAAAGTCGACGCACCGTCCGGTACTGCCTTACGGATGGGCGAAGTGGTTGCGGCAACATTGGGGCGTGATCTCAAACAATGTGCAGTTTATGGCCGGGAGGGCGAAACCGGGACCCGCGATCGGAAAACGATTGGCTTTTCGACGATCAGGGCGGGAGACATTGTGGGCGAGCACACGGTAATGTTTGCGGATGAGGGCGAGCGAGTGGAAATTACCCACAAAGCCACCAGCCGGATGACGTTTGCCAACGGCGCCGTTAGGGCGGCAATTTGGCTAGAGGGCAAGCCGGCCGGGCTGTACGACATGCAAGATGTGTTAGGTCTAAAAAATTGTTAATGACCGGCACGGCATAATTTCGTAAAATTACATCAGTTTTTCTCACTCCAGAACGGGATTAGTCGTCAGACTCATCCCGTTTTCTACATCTAAGGTGGCCTAATTTGAATAATCCCGCAATACTGGTATTGGAAGACGGAGCTGTGTTTCAAGGCACATCGATCGGGGCAGACGGTTGTTCAGTGGGCGAGGTGGTTTTCAATACGGCATTAACAGGATACCAAGAAATTTTAAGCGACCCCTCGTATGCCCGGCAGATCGTTACCTTGACCTACCCGCATGTCGGCAACGTCGGCGTCAATGCCGAAGACGACGAAGCCGGACAGGTTTTTGCCAGCGGATTGGTTATCCGCGATTTACCGCAGCTTGCCAGCAACTGGCGCATGCAACAGAACTTGCCCGATTACTTGCGCGCGCGTGGTGTAGTGGCCATCGCCGACATCGATACCCGCCAATTGACCCGCTTGTTGCGCGATAAAGGCGCGCAGCGCGGTTGTTTAATGGCCGGTGCAGACCTGGATATAGAAGCCGCCAAACAAGCGATCGACGGTTTTCCCGGTTTGCAGGGCATGGATTTGGCTAAGGAAGTGACTACCGCCGGCGTTTACGAATGGAGCGAAAACACGTGGCAGCTAGGTAAAGGTCATCCGGCGGCGACTCATTTGACCAAACACGTGGTGGCTTACGATTTCGGCGTCAAACGCAATATTCTGCGTCTGCTGGTCAATCGTGGCTGCCGGGTTACCGTGGTGCCGGCTACTACCCCTGCGGACCAGGTGTTGGCGATGAATCCCGACGGCGTGTTTTTATCTAACGGACCGGGGGATCCCGAGCCTTGCGATTATGCGATCGATGCGATCAAGACGATTTTGGAACGCAAAGTACCGGTATTCGGTATTTGTTTAGGCCATCAATTGCTGGCATTGGCGAGCGGCGCTAAAACAGAAAAAATGAAATTCGGCCATCACGGGGCCAATCATCCGGTACAAGAACTGGCAAGCGGCAAAGTGATGATCAGCAGTCAGAATCACGGTTTTGCGGTCAGCGCCGAGAATCTACCGGTCAATCTGAAAGCAACTTACGTATCGCTATTCGACGGCAGCTTGCAAGGTATAGCCCGTACCGACGTACCGGCATTCAGTTTTCAAGGTCATCCAGAGGCCAGCCCCGGCCCACATGACGTCGAAGCTTTGTTCGACCAATTCGTCGCATTGATGAACTAAGCGTCTTTTGCCCAATTTTCACTGAGTATCATGCCCAAAAGAACTGACATAAAATCGATTTTATTACTGGGGGCCGGCCCTATCGTGATCGGCCAGGCTTGCGAATTCGATTATTCCGGCACCCAAGCGTGTAAAGCCTTGCGCGAAGAAGGCTACAGAGTCGTCTTAGTGAATTCCAATCCGGCCACCATCATGACCGACCCGGATATGGCGGATGCCATTTACATCGAGCCTATCGATTGGCAGACCGTCGAAAAAATTATCGAAAAAGAACGTCCGGATGCGATTTTGCCAACCATGGGCGGGCAAACTGCACTGAATTGCGCGTTGGCATTGGACAAACACGGGGTATTGGCGAAATACGGCGTGGAAATGATAGGGGCCAGCAAAGACGCCATCAACAAAGCCGAAGATCGGGATTTGTTCAATAAGGCCATGCGCAAAATCGGTTTAGAAGTGGCTAAATCCCGCGTGGCGCACAGCATGGAGGAAGCGTTCGCCGCACAAGAGGAAGTGGGTTATCCGACCATCATTCGGCCGTCGTTTACCATGGGCGGTAGCGGCGGCGGTATTGCTTACAACCGCGAGGAATTCATCGAAATTTGCGAGCGCGGTTTGTCGCTGTCTCCGACTAACGAACTTTTGATCGAAGAGTCGGTTTTGGGTTGGAAAGAGTTCGAAATGGAAGTGGTGCGCGACTCTAAAGACAACTGCATCATCATATGCTCCATCGAAAACTTCGATCCGATGGGCGTGCATACCGGCGATTCGATTACCGTCGCGCCGGCGCAGACCCTGACCGACAAGGAATACCAGATTCTGCGCAACGCTTCGTTGGCGGTATTGCGTGAAATCGGCGTCGATACCGGCGGCTCTAACGTGCAGTTTGCGATCAATCCGCAAGACGGCCGTCTGATCGTGATCGAAATGAACCCGCGGGTGTCGCGTTCCTCGGCTTTAGCGTCCAAGGCTACCGGCTTTCCCATTGCGAAAGTCGCCGCCAAATTGGCGGTCGGCTATACCCTGGACGAACTGCGTAACGAAATAACCGGGGGTAAAACGCCGGCTTCGTTTGAACCGACGATCGACTACGTCGTCACCAAAGTGCCGCGCTTTGCCTTCGAAAAGTTTCCGCAAGCCAACGACCGGTTGACGACGCAGATGAAATCGGTCGGCGAGGTGATGGCGATAGGCCGGACTTTCCAAGAATCGTTGCAAAAAGCCTTGCGCGGCCTGGAAGTCGGTGTGGACGGTTTGGACGAAACCGTTGATTTAAGCGACTCCGGCAGCCAAGACATCATACTGCGGGAATTGCGCTACCCTGGCCCTCGCCGCTTATGGTTTTTAGCCGATGCGTTTCGTAGCGGTTTGAGCTTCGACGAAATCCATCAAGCCTGCAAAATCGATCCTTGGTTCTTGGCGCAAGTTGAAGATTTGATAGTCACCGAAAAAACCTTGGCTACCAAAACCTTGGCGACCTTGGAAAAAGGCGAATTGCTCAGGTTGAAACGCAAAGGTTTCTCCGATGCGCGTCTGGCCAAACTGTTGGCCACTAAAGAATCCGAAGTGCGCAACGTCAGGCATAAACAAGGCGTGCGGCCGGTTTACAAGCGCATCGACTCGTGCGCGGCTGAATTTGCTTCCGATACCGCATATCTTTATTCCACTTACGAACAAGAGTGCGAAGCCGCTCCGTCCGCGCGCGACAAAATCGTCATTTTGGGCGGTGGCCCCAACCGGATCGGGCAGGGTATAGAATTCGACTACTGTTGCGTACACGCGGCATTGGCCTTGCGTGAAGACGGCTACGAGACCATTATGGTTAACTGTAATCCGGAGACTGTTTCTACCGATTTCGATACGTCGGATCGCTTGTACTTCGAGCCCTTGACCTTGGAAGATGTGCTGGAAATCATCGATTTGGAGAAACCCAAGGGCGTAATCGTGCAATACGGCGGGCAAACCCCGCTGAAATTGGCGCGGGCGTTGGAAGCGGCCGGCGCGCCTATCATCGGGACTTCCCCGGATTCGATCGATTTGGCCGAAGATAGAGAGCGCTTTCAGCAGTTGTTGGAGCGCTTGAACTTGAAACAGCCGCCGAATGCGACTGCGCGCTCGGTGGAGCAAGCGGTGAGTTTGGCCAAAGAAATCGGCTATCCCTTGGTGGTGCGCCCCTCTTACGTGCTGGGTGGCCGGGCAATGGAAATCGTATTCAACGAGGAAGGTTTGCGCCGCTACATGAAAGAGGCGGTCAGCGTGTCCAACGATTCGCCGGTATTGCTGGACCGCTTTTTGGACGACGCGGTGGAAATGGATGTGGACGCGATTTACGACGGCGAAACCTGTTTGATTGGCGGTTTGATGGAGCATATCGAACAAGCCGGGGTGCATTCGGGCGATTCCGCTTGTTCTATCCCTCCCTACGATTTGCCGGCGCACATTCAAGACCAGTTGCGCGCACAAGTAGCGAAAATGGCCGAAGCTTTGGGTGTTTGTGGTTTGATGAATACCCAGTTCGCCATTCAGGGTGAGACTATTTTCGTGTTGGAAGTGAATCCGCGTGCCTCGCGTACCGCGCCGTTCGTATCCAAAGCGACCGGTTATCCGCTCGCTAAAATCGCCGCGCGTTGCATGGTTGGTAAATCGTTGAAGGAACAGGGCGTTACCGAAGAGCGCATACCCGAGTATTTTTCGGTTAAAGAGGCGGTGTTTCCGTTCATCAAGTTTCCCGGCGTCGATCCCTTGCTAGGTCCGGAAATGAAATCGACCGGAGAAGTGATGGGGGTTGGCAGAACATTCGGCGAGGCTTTCGCCAAATCACAACGGGCCGGCGGGGTGGATTTGAGTCAAAGCGGTAAGGTGTTGATCAGTATTCGGGATGCGGATAAGCCGAAATTGCCGGATTTGGCCAAACGCTTGATCGAGAAAAATTACGAAATCGTCGCGACCCGTGGAACGGCAAGAGTGTTGAAAGAGGCCGGAATTCCTTGCCAGGAAATTTTCAAGGTCAACGAAGGCCGGCCGAATACCGTCGATATGATCAAAAACGGCGAA containing:
- the carA gene encoding glutamine-hydrolyzing carbamoyl-phosphate synthase small subunit, with protein sequence MNNPAILVLEDGAVFQGTSIGADGCSVGEVVFNTALTGYQEILSDPSYARQIVTLTYPHVGNVGVNAEDDEAGQVFASGLVIRDLPQLASNWRMQQNLPDYLRARGVVAIADIDTRQLTRLLRDKGAQRGCLMAGADLDIEAAKQAIDGFPGLQGMDLAKEVTTAGVYEWSENTWQLGKGHPAATHLTKHVVAYDFGVKRNILRLLVNRGCRVTVVPATTPADQVLAMNPDGVFLSNGPGDPEPCDYAIDAIKTILERKVPVFGICLGHQLLALASGAKTEKMKFGHHGANHPVQELASGKVMISSQNHGFAVSAENLPVNLKATYVSLFDGSLQGIARTDVPAFSFQGHPEASPGPHDVEALFDQFVALMN
- the dnaJ gene encoding molecular chaperone DnaJ; the protein is MAKEDFYKLLEVDRNASEAEIKKSYRKMAMKFHPDRNKDNPEEAEQKFKVIKEAYEVLSDPKKRSAYDQFGHAGVDPSMGGRGGFSGAESFSDIFGDVFGDIFGGGRQQRSSVQRGADLRYNLELTLEEAVGGTEAVVKVPVLVACGECNGSGAKKGSSPVTCTTCHGHGQVRMQQGFFSVQQTCPNCRGTGKQIKDPCPKCYGQGRVQETKTLNVKVPAGVDTGDRIRLAGEGEAGMNGGPAGDLYVQVQVKEHPIFTRDGANLYCEVPISFPTACLGGEMEVPTLDGKVKLKIPAETQTGKLFRLRGKGVKPVRGGSIGDLLCRVQIETPVRLTKEQQVLLEKLQESLTGGGKQHSPQEHSWMDGVKSFFDKLTG
- the hrcA gene encoding heat-inducible transcriptional repressor HrcA, with translation MASNPDLNDRSLYLLKTLVERYIQDGQPVGSRVLSKDANLKLSPATIRNVMADLEDLGLIHSPHTSAGRVPTVSGYRLFVNSLLTVKPLQLQELDQLHSHMLSEADAPAELLSKASKLLSEVSKMAGVVTLPRRESVTLRHIEFLPMSSGRVLVIFVTDGDEVHNKIIHTERVFAASELQQAANYLNSVYSGQSLARIRELILSDMEQDKNQVNQGMIDAVNMAKLAFEQQPKEDYVLSGETNLMGFSELSHMDRLKQLFEAFSQKQGVIHLLDQCLNSEGVQIFIGEESGYRAFDHCSLVTSSYSVNDEVVGVLGVIGPTRMAYEKIIPYVDVTAKLLGAALNSK
- a CDS encoding MlaA family lipoprotein translates to MAIIILATGCASSAAKNPDDPFEGWNRSMQGFNDSLDDYVMKPVARGYRWITPDIVDSGVTNFFSNLDDIRVVINNTLQGKLDEAGQDTARLLLNTTAGIGGLIDVASGLDFPKHKEDFDQTLGVWGVPAGPYLVLPLLGPSSPRGIFGLLGDTATNPISYTGLYFSSATVSRAVSIGLGALNTTDLRADNLENEKIATEAALDRYAFFRGAYLSQRNYLVHDGNVPPQDLLDIEELDDKLSPVNPY
- the carB gene encoding carbamoyl-phosphate synthase large subunit codes for the protein MPKRTDIKSILLLGAGPIVIGQACEFDYSGTQACKALREEGYRVVLVNSNPATIMTDPDMADAIYIEPIDWQTVEKIIEKERPDAILPTMGGQTALNCALALDKHGVLAKYGVEMIGASKDAINKAEDRDLFNKAMRKIGLEVAKSRVAHSMEEAFAAQEEVGYPTIIRPSFTMGGSGGGIAYNREEFIEICERGLSLSPTNELLIEESVLGWKEFEMEVVRDSKDNCIIICSIENFDPMGVHTGDSITVAPAQTLTDKEYQILRNASLAVLREIGVDTGGSNVQFAINPQDGRLIVIEMNPRVSRSSALASKATGFPIAKVAAKLAVGYTLDELRNEITGGKTPASFEPTIDYVVTKVPRFAFEKFPQANDRLTTQMKSVGEVMAIGRTFQESLQKALRGLEVGVDGLDETVDLSDSGSQDIILRELRYPGPRRLWFLADAFRSGLSFDEIHQACKIDPWFLAQVEDLIVTEKTLATKTLATLEKGELLRLKRKGFSDARLAKLLATKESEVRNVRHKQGVRPVYKRIDSCAAEFASDTAYLYSTYEQECEAAPSARDKIVILGGGPNRIGQGIEFDYCCVHAALALREDGYETIMVNCNPETVSTDFDTSDRLYFEPLTLEDVLEIIDLEKPKGVIVQYGGQTPLKLARALEAAGAPIIGTSPDSIDLAEDRERFQQLLERLNLKQPPNATARSVEQAVSLAKEIGYPLVVRPSYVLGGRAMEIVFNEEGLRRYMKEAVSVSNDSPVLLDRFLDDAVEMDVDAIYDGETCLIGGLMEHIEQAGVHSGDSACSIPPYDLPAHIQDQLRAQVAKMAEALGVCGLMNTQFAIQGETIFVLEVNPRASRTAPFVSKATGYPLAKIAARCMVGKSLKEQGVTEERIPEYFSVKEAVFPFIKFPGVDPLLGPEMKSTGEVMGVGRTFGEAFAKSQRAGGVDLSQSGKVLISIRDADKPKLPDLAKRLIEKNYEIVATRGTARVLKEAGIPCQEIFKVNEGRPNTVDMIKNGEIQLIVNTTEGVKAVADSFTMRREALQRKVTYYTTMAGARAACFALGELSAGNVNCLQDLHKTFEG
- the grpE gene encoding nucleotide exchange factor GrpE, yielding MSHQQSSHEQQTDSELIAEVLEQTKHAFNEPVGEEAPQSAEQSAELDALRAQLEEAQQQAAANLDKAMRAAAEMDNLKKRIQKELDDERKYGLAKFAKELLSVLDSLELGIQAATGDSPEMAKLREGSELTIKQFESVFAKFNIEAIDPTGQPFNPELHQAMVMQPSTSVEPGHVITVFQKGYVLNGRLLRPAMVVVAKAEDKPADSAKIDEQA
- the dnaK gene encoding molecular chaperone DnaK, encoding MGKMIGIDLGTTNSCVAVLDNGTARVIENSEGARTTPSIIAFTGDNEVLVGQSAKRQAVTNPENTLFAIKRLIGRRFKEDAVQKDIKMVPYKIIEANNGDAWVECHGKKMAPPEVSSRVLMKLKKDAEAFLGEEVTEAVITVPAYFNDSQRQATKDAGRIAGLDVKRIINEPTAAALAFGMDKPKGDTTIAVYDLGGGTFDISIIEIAEIEGEHQFEVLATNGDTFLGGEDFDLRIIDFLANEFKKDNGIDLHNDPLALQRLKEAAEKAKIELSSSEQTDINLPYITADASGPKHLNIKLTRAKLESLVEDLIEKTKGPCLQAIKDAGISNAKINDVILVGGQTRMPKVQAFVKELFGKEPRKDVNPDEAVALGAAIQAGVLGGDVRDVLLLDVTPLSLGIETLGGVMTKLIEKNTTIPTNASQVFSTAEDNQTAVTVHVLQGEREMASANKSLGRFDLQDIPPAPRGIPQIEVSFDIDANGILNVSAKDKATGKKQSIIIKASSGLSEDEVQRMIKDAEAHADEDRKLKELVSARNSAEGMIHATEKSLKELGDQVSSDEKSAIESAIKDLHAVLKGDDKDAIEAKTNALTELSGKLAERVYAQKGGAEAQSGEHTAGGAHQQAAPDNDVVDAEFEEVKDDHK
- the dapB gene encoding 4-hydroxy-tetrahydrodipicolinate reductase, which codes for MVRIGLVGVSGRMGLCLIKAAALTEHAEFTVAVSRPESLAIGKDAGELAGISTLGITVSDDLPAVLDYFDVLIDFTRPDSSMDYLDICRLAGKRVVIGTTGYSDAQKQAIAVAAQQIPIVLAPNFSVGVNLSLKLLETAAKVMGEYTDIEVIEAHHRHKVDAPSGTALRMGEVVAATLGRDLKQCAVYGREGETGTRDRKTIGFSTIRAGDIVGEHTVMFADEGERVEITHKATSRMTFANGAVRAAIWLEGKPAGLYDMQDVLGLKNC